The following proteins are co-located in the Oceanimonas sp. GK1 genome:
- the metH gene encoding methionine synthase, which yields MSRSPVFSQLEQALAERILIIDGGMGTMIQSYRLDEAAYRGERFADWGSDLKGNNDLLVLTQPEIIAQIHSDYFAAGADIVETNTFNATTIAMADYHMESLAAEINLEAAKLARRVADEWTAKEPHKPRFVAGVLGPTNRTASISPDVNDPGYRNISFDQLVAAYTEATEALIDGGVDLLMIETIFDTLNAKAAVFAIEGVFEKRGVRLPVMISGTITDASGRTLTGQTTEAFYHSLRHAQPISFGLNCALGPDELRQYVAELSRISETYVSAHPNAGLPNAFGEYDLDAAEMAAHIREWAESGFLNLVGGCCGSTPEHIRAIAEAVKGIAPRPLPELPVACRLSGLEPVLITPESMFVNVGERTNVTGSAKFKRLIKEELYDEALEVALQQVENGAQIIDINMDEGMLDAEACMARFLNLIAGEPDISRVPIMIDSSKWEVIEAGLKCIQGKGIVNSISLKEGEAKFIEQARLVRRYGAAVIVMAFDEVGQADTRERKFEICQRAYRVLVDKVGFPPEDIIFDPNIFAVATGIDEHNNYAVDFIEAVKDIKDNLPHAMISGGVSNVSFSFRGNEPVREAIHAVFLYHAIKNGMDMGIVNAGQLAIYEDIEPELKEKVEAVVLNLNDNATEALLEVAERYRNSGGPANDARDLEWRSWPVNKRLEHALVKGLTDFIEEDTEEARQQAARPLDVIEGPLMDGMNVVGDLFGEGKMFLPQVVKSARVMKRAVAYLNPYIEATKAVGQSNGKIVMATVKGDVHDIGKNIVGVVLQCNNFEVVDLGVMVPCETILKTARETNADMIGLSGLITPSLDEMVHVAKEMQRQGFKIPLLIGGATTSKAHTAVKIEQNYDEPVVYVSNASRAVGVVQSLLSETNKPAFVDRLNKEYEVVRDQHARKKPRTKPVTLAEARANKVDIDWDAYTPPVPVKPGIHEFRDVPIATLREYIDWTPFFLTWSLAGKYPRILEDEVVGEEAKRLFADANAMLDKLAAEGELSCAGVIGLFPANSVGDDVEIYADESRSRVLHTLRFLRQQTEKKDGFPNYCLADYVAPKGSKPDYIGGFAVTGGIGEDEIVQRYKDAHDDYNAIMASAVADRLAEAFAEYMHLRVRREFWGYAPDETLSNDELIREKYQGIRPAPGYPACPEHTEKGTLWQWLDVENRIGMKLTESYAMWPGAAVSGFYFSYPDTRYFAVARIQEDQLLDYAARKGMTRIDAEKWLAPNLND from the coding sequence GTGTCCCGATCCCCCGTGTTTTCTCAGCTCGAACAGGCCCTGGCCGAACGCATATTGATCATCGACGGGGGCATGGGCACCATGATCCAGTCATACCGGCTGGACGAGGCCGCCTACCGGGGCGAGCGCTTTGCCGACTGGGGCAGTGATCTCAAGGGCAACAACGATCTGCTGGTGTTGACCCAGCCCGAGATCATCGCCCAAATCCACAGCGATTATTTCGCCGCCGGCGCCGACATTGTGGAAACCAATACCTTCAACGCCACCACCATCGCCATGGCCGACTACCACATGGAAAGCCTGGCGGCGGAGATCAACCTGGAGGCGGCCAAACTGGCGCGCCGGGTGGCCGATGAATGGACCGCCAAGGAGCCGCACAAGCCGCGTTTTGTGGCCGGGGTACTGGGCCCGACCAACCGCACCGCCTCCATCTCGCCGGACGTGAATGATCCCGGCTACCGCAACATCAGCTTTGACCAGCTGGTGGCGGCCTACACCGAGGCCACCGAAGCGCTGATCGACGGCGGTGTCGATCTGCTGATGATCGAGACCATCTTCGATACCCTCAACGCCAAGGCGGCGGTGTTTGCCATTGAAGGGGTGTTTGAGAAGCGGGGCGTGCGTCTGCCGGTGATGATTTCCGGCACCATTACCGACGCCTCCGGCCGCACCCTGACCGGCCAGACCACAGAAGCCTTTTACCATTCCCTGCGCCATGCCCAGCCCATTTCCTTTGGTCTGAACTGCGCCCTGGGGCCGGATGAGCTGCGCCAGTACGTGGCCGAGCTGTCCCGCATCAGCGAGACCTATGTGTCGGCCCACCCTAACGCCGGCCTGCCCAACGCCTTTGGTGAATACGATCTGGACGCCGCCGAGATGGCCGCCCACATTCGCGAGTGGGCCGAAAGCGGTTTCCTTAACCTGGTGGGCGGCTGCTGCGGCTCCACCCCCGAGCATATTCGTGCCATCGCCGAGGCGGTCAAGGGCATTGCCCCCCGGCCACTGCCCGAGCTGCCGGTGGCCTGCCGGCTGTCCGGCCTGGAGCCGGTGTTGATCACCCCCGAGAGCATGTTCGTCAACGTGGGGGAACGGACCAACGTGACCGGCTCGGCCAAATTCAAGCGGCTGATCAAGGAAGAGCTCTACGACGAGGCGCTGGAAGTGGCGCTGCAGCAGGTAGAAAACGGCGCCCAGATCATCGACATCAACATGGACGAGGGCATGCTCGACGCCGAGGCCTGCATGGCCCGCTTCCTCAACCTGATCGCCGGCGAACCGGATATTTCCCGCGTGCCCATCATGATCGACTCTTCAAAGTGGGAAGTGATTGAGGCCGGCCTCAAGTGCATTCAGGGCAAGGGCATCGTCAACTCCATCTCCCTGAAGGAAGGGGAAGCCAAGTTTATCGAGCAGGCCCGGCTGGTGCGCCGTTATGGTGCCGCCGTTATCGTCATGGCCTTTGATGAAGTGGGCCAGGCCGACACCCGGGAGCGCAAGTTCGAAATCTGCCAGCGGGCCTACCGGGTGCTGGTGGACAAGGTCGGCTTTCCGCCGGAAGACATCATCTTCGATCCCAATATTTTTGCGGTGGCCACCGGCATCGACGAACACAACAACTATGCAGTCGACTTTATCGAGGCGGTCAAGGACATCAAGGACAACCTGCCCCACGCCATGATCTCCGGCGGCGTGTCCAACGTGTCCTTCTCGTTCCGGGGCAACGAGCCGGTGCGGGAGGCCATTCATGCGGTATTCCTGTACCACGCCATCAAGAACGGCATGGACATGGGTATCGTCAACGCCGGCCAGCTGGCCATTTACGAGGACATCGAGCCCGAGCTGAAGGAGAAGGTGGAGGCGGTGGTGCTCAACCTCAACGATAACGCCACCGAGGCCCTGCTGGAAGTGGCCGAGCGTTATCGCAACAGCGGTGGCCCGGCCAACGACGCCCGGGATCTGGAATGGCGCAGCTGGCCGGTGAACAAGCGCCTCGAGCACGCCCTGGTCAAGGGCTTGACCGACTTTATCGAGGAAGACACCGAAGAGGCCCGCCAGCAGGCGGCGCGCCCGCTCGACGTGATTGAAGGCCCGCTGATGGACGGCATGAACGTGGTCGGCGATCTGTTCGGCGAGGGCAAGATGTTCCTGCCCCAGGTGGTGAAATCGGCCCGGGTGATGAAGCGGGCGGTGGCCTACCTCAACCCCTATATCGAAGCCACCAAGGCGGTGGGCCAGAGCAACGGCAAGATTGTGATGGCCACGGTCAAGGGGGACGTGCACGACATCGGCAAGAACATCGTCGGTGTGGTGTTGCAGTGCAACAACTTTGAGGTGGTGGACCTGGGGGTCATGGTGCCCTGCGAAACCATCCTCAAGACCGCCCGGGAAACCAACGCCGACATGATTGGCCTGTCGGGGCTGATCACCCCGTCACTGGATGAAATGGTACACGTGGCCAAGGAAATGCAGCGTCAGGGCTTCAAGATCCCGTTGCTGATCGGCGGCGCCACCACCTCCAAGGCCCATACCGCGGTGAAGATTGAGCAGAACTACGACGAGCCGGTGGTGTATGTGTCCAACGCGTCACGCGCCGTGGGCGTGGTGCAGAGCCTGCTGAGCGAGACCAACAAGCCGGCCTTTGTGGATCGCCTTAACAAGGAATATGAGGTAGTGCGGGATCAGCACGCCCGCAAAAAGCCCCGCACCAAACCGGTGACCCTGGCCGAGGCCCGGGCCAACAAGGTGGACATCGACTGGGACGCCTACACCCCGCCGGTGCCGGTGAAACCGGGCATTCATGAATTCCGCGACGTGCCCATTGCCACCCTGCGGGAATACATCGACTGGACGCCGTTTTTCCTCACCTGGTCCCTGGCAGGCAAGTACCCGCGCATTCTGGAAGACGAGGTGGTGGGCGAGGAAGCCAAGCGGCTGTTCGCCGATGCCAACGCCATGCTCGACAAGCTGGCCGCCGAGGGCGAGCTGAGCTGCGCCGGGGTGATTGGCCTGTTCCCCGCCAACAGCGTGGGCGACGACGTGGAAATCTATGCCGACGAGAGCCGCTCACGAGTGCTGCACACCCTGCGCTTTTTGCGCCAGCAGACCGAGAAGAAGGACGGCTTTCCCAACTACTGCCTGGCCGACTATGTGGCGCCCAAGGGCAGCAAGCCCGACTACATCGGCGGCTTTGCGGTCACCGGCGGCATCGGCGAGGACGAGATCGTCCAGCGTTACAAGGATGCCCACGACGACTACAACGCCATCATGGCCAGCGCCGTGGCGGACCGGCTGGCGGAGGCCTTTGCCGAATACATGCACCTGCGAGTGCGGCGGGAGTTCTGGGGCTATGCTCCGGACGAAACGCTCAGCAACGACGAGCTGATCCGCGAAAAGTATCAGGGCATTCGTCCGGCGCCGGGCTATCCCGCCTGTCCCGAGCACACCGAAAAAGGCACCCTGTGGCAGTGGCTGGACGTGGAAAACCGCATCGGCATGAAGCTGACCGAATCCTACGCCATGTGGCCGGGGGCGGCGGTGTCGGGCTTCTATTTCTCCTATCCGGACACCCGCTACTTCGCGGTGGCCCGTATTCAGGAAGATCAGTTGCTCGATTATGCCGCCCGTAAGGGCATGACCCGGATCGATGCCGAAAAGTGGCTGGCTCCCAACCTGAATGACTGA
- a CDS encoding serine hydrolase, producing the protein MFVVSRPGKTLAHLLGLLLLCLSAQVQANPRYAAIVIDAENGTVLHAANADASRYPASLTKMMTLYLLFEAMEQGRMTLDTAMPVSAHAAAMPQTNISLKKGETLRVRDAIPALIVRSANDVAVVVAEALGGSEEAFARRMTAKAKELKMHNTTFRNASGLPEPRQISTARDLAVLSLRLMKDYPAYYHYFSTSSFSYKGRTYRSHNRMVQNVPGVDGMKTGYIRASGFNVATSALRDDRRVVGVVMGGKTAQSRDKQMASLIERSIGRATQVARVSAKEAPAAEHLVVSTRTVRQTMRQAPQTQAPVSLQPSAVASLPVAQSTAEDNLGWAVQIGSFRMPEQARERASDAASRLGDAAQARAAVSEVEISNRKLFRARLVGFEEKQAKNACQHLSRQGMDCLVVRL; encoded by the coding sequence ATGTTTGTTGTATCCCGTCCGGGAAAAACACTTGCTCACCTTCTTGGGCTGCTGCTGCTTTGCCTGAGCGCCCAGGTTCAGGCCAATCCGCGTTATGCGGCCATCGTGATCGACGCCGAAAACGGCACCGTGCTGCATGCGGCCAATGCCGACGCCAGCCGCTACCCGGCATCCCTGACCAAGATGATGACCCTCTACCTGTTGTTCGAGGCCATGGAGCAGGGGCGCATGACCCTGGACACCGCCATGCCGGTGTCGGCCCACGCCGCCGCCATGCCCCAGACCAATATCTCCCTCAAAAAGGGGGAGACGCTGCGCGTGCGCGATGCCATCCCGGCGCTGATCGTGCGCTCGGCCAACGATGTGGCGGTGGTGGTGGCCGAGGCGCTGGGGGGCAGCGAGGAAGCCTTTGCCCGGCGCATGACCGCCAAGGCGAAAGAGCTGAAAATGCACAATACCACCTTTCGCAATGCCTCGGGGCTGCCCGAACCCAGGCAGATTTCCACCGCCCGGGATCTGGCCGTCCTGTCGTTGCGGCTGATGAAAGACTACCCGGCCTACTACCATTATTTTTCCACCTCCTCGTTCAGCTACAAGGGCCGGACCTATCGCAGCCACAACCGCATGGTGCAGAATGTGCCCGGGGTGGATGGCATGAAAACCGGCTATATTCGCGCCTCCGGGTTTAACGTGGCGACCTCGGCCCTGCGGGATGATCGCCGGGTGGTGGGGGTGGTGATGGGGGGCAAGACCGCGCAGTCACGAGACAAGCAGATGGCCTCGCTGATTGAACGCAGTATCGGGCGGGCCACCCAGGTCGCTCGGGTCTCCGCCAAGGAGGCGCCGGCCGCCGAGCATCTGGTGGTGAGTACCCGCACCGTGCGTCAGACAATGCGTCAGGCACCGCAAACCCAGGCCCCGGTCTCGTTGCAGCCGTCGGCGGTGGCTTCGCTGCCCGTGGCTCAGAGCACAGCCGAAGATAACCTGGGCTGGGCGGTGCAAATCGGCTCCTTCCGTATGCCCGAGCAGGCCCGGGAGCGGGCGTCCGATGCCGCCAGCCGGCTGGGGGATGCGGCCCAGGCCCGGGCCGCGGTGTCTGAAGTGGAGATCAGCAACCGCAAGCTGTTTCGCGCCCGTCTGGTGGGGTTTGAAGAGAAGCAGGCCAAGAATGCCTGCCAGCACCTGTCCCGTCAGGGCATGGATTGCCTGGTGGTCCGGCTGTAA